In Sulfurisphaera javensis, a single genomic region encodes these proteins:
- a CDS encoding enolase C-terminal domain-like protein — MAKISEIEPIVLAHSEKGSATWASVMIVVKVITSDGQVGYGEAVPTLRVINVYNTIKQVSKGYIGKEAEKPEENYQEWYKQDFYLARSFESATATSAIDQALWDIIGKELGAPIYKLLGGKVRDKIPVYANGWYQDAVTPEDFAEKAKDVIKKGYKALKFDPFGPYYNWIDEKGLKEAEERVKAVREAVGDEIDILIEHHGRFNANSAILIAKRLEKYNPMFMEEPVHHEDIEGLRKYKQHTSLNIALGERLISLKEAAFYVSEGLVNILQPDLCNIGGITVGRKVISLAEAFDVEIAFHNAFGSIQNAYSLQLASITPNLYLLENFYDWFPQWKRDVVYDETKVEDGHVKVPEKPGIGVSINEKLIESLKVEPKELEVLEEPVWVVKGTWKKY; from the coding sequence ATGGCTAAAATATCTGAAATAGAACCAATTGTATTAGCCCATTCTGAAAAAGGGAGTGCAACTTGGGCTTCAGTTATGATAGTAGTTAAAGTAATTACTTCAGATGGCCAAGTAGGTTACGGTGAAGCAGTACCAACTTTAAGAGTTATTAACGTCTATAACACTATAAAGCAAGTAAGCAAAGGTTATATAGGTAAAGAGGCAGAAAAGCCAGAAGAGAATTACCAAGAGTGGTATAAACAAGACTTTTATTTAGCAAGATCTTTTGAGTCAGCAACCGCAACAAGTGCTATAGACCAAGCGTTATGGGACATTATTGGGAAAGAGTTAGGAGCACCAATTTACAAACTACTTGGTGGGAAAGTTAGAGATAAAATACCAGTTTATGCAAATGGTTGGTATCAAGATGCTGTTACACCAGAAGATTTTGCTGAGAAAGCAAAAGACGTAATTAAAAAAGGTTATAAGGCACTAAAATTTGATCCTTTTGGTCCTTATTACAATTGGATTGATGAAAAGGGATTAAAAGAAGCTGAGGAAAGAGTTAAGGCTGTTAGGGAGGCTGTTGGTGATGAAATTGACATTTTAATTGAGCATCATGGAAGATTTAACGCTAATAGCGCAATATTAATTGCTAAAAGACTTGAAAAATATAATCCAATGTTTATGGAAGAACCTGTTCATCATGAGGATATTGAAGGTTTAAGAAAATATAAGCAACACACAAGTCTAAATATTGCTTTAGGAGAAAGACTTATTAGTTTAAAAGAAGCAGCGTTTTACGTCTCAGAGGGATTAGTAAATATTTTGCAACCAGACTTGTGTAATATTGGAGGAATCACAGTAGGAAGGAAAGTTATTTCATTAGCTGAGGCTTTTGATGTTGAAATTGCCTTCCATAACGCCTTCGGTTCAATACAAAATGCTTACTCACTACAATTGGCTTCAATTACTCCAAACTTATATTTACTGGAGAACTTTTATGATTGGTTCCCACAGTGGAAAAGAGATGTGGTTTACGACGAGACAAAAGTTGAAGATGGACATGTAAAAGTGCCTGAAAAGCCTGGTATTGGAGTAAGTATCAATGAGAAATTAATAGAGAGTTTAAAGGTTGAGCCAAAAGAACTAGAGGTTTTAGAAGAACCAGTGTGGGTTGTAAAAGGAACATGGAAAAAATATTAA
- a CDS encoding protease pro-enzyme activation domain-containing protein, translating into MKSVLSTIVSLIILFSILTIITPVNGYSGTYIGPTLKGEKIGTISSSTIITIGILIPPKNMNLLYLTAEEVANHQTKPMSFKQVFSMFAQPQLENQIAKYLEEKGFSISLSNPFVIIAEAPASTVEETFHTTLYLYKYGNITYYKPYSTPIFPSFFNGVSILGLTNYTTYQYQLNTEVLGKVVNGKLIPQIPQVTTFQFSADMYSPEDIVGAYNITQGGKNVTVAIIDAYGDPLIYQDLQAFDKQFNLPQANLTIIPIGPYHSIFGLATGWDVETALDVETVHSIAPYAHIDLVVTASTGLIPAAIDYIVSEDLAQVVSMSFGITENLIGDTGFYFVFDGIPQPNLPYWDYYFELGTVEGISFFAAAGDEGAYGGTLISYGGVSFPASSPFVTAVGGTSLFVNVTSGYLSSQNSTATYGYETGWNIFDLDFPFISGGGGYSTYFPKPWYQYIINGTTKATPDVAADANPYTGLVIYVLGQEEVVGGTSLATPIWAGMAADIISVIHKPLGLFNNILYWIYSNSTLYNEAFHQITFGFNGVYSAHSGYNLVTGLGSPDWYGLLKAVEEYFAKPRLSISVTVTEPGVPYPWFMYNSTFNIIAKISYPNTTMVTNGSFLAYIFTTKGLLKTVPLTFNGTYWVGSYTITPGNPPNIWLVVVNGTSAGFSGVGAYEITVGLSIDIIEPIPYPFEISIPPNEVFQVEACIYYPNLTPVEYPSFTAYFIHNGKDIFNVTLLPTSAPGLYEGIYALVTPEPEGLYVMVINDSYSSAYTYETFGGINIETVVFTPIDDGFSSVSPGQNITIFSFTFDQSGLAIFSSNVTAFIYNPQGKLIASLPMKLAPDTVQFGDIIAFGTHEVNYTIPLNATPGIYTIITEAWYNSSIGVEEFNYTDYIYVSPYILHAQVKYQTTLYEGENIIIYANITYPNGTEVKYGEFQATLVPSELQFEQLALEFYTEIPLQYNSTLNEWVGIIKVPSINSTNIYQGSPVYTLAGPWNLEISGISPEGAIIESINNYLTVLPYTDIGTKILSPINATSIPLTYYNGNALELSQVYSPSLTLENGNFILDNVIIGSLTVKDATVTVIDSKVNTINAISSNVDLVSTKITDSKIGINAISSNVTLSSVVADNVEYLINQSANTNIILHGVTLNNVTSLSTIPEPKITYPTNITSLTSNITITVTGKYLKVLGVKVNGQSVPYTTSTTSSGIAVIIPFNSLSSPPGNNIITIKLSDGIEYNYTAIIYNDYPFIQIHSTLNDLSSSVTTLSSSLSRTTGLAIGGLVIAIIAVILFLILFRRGGKK; encoded by the coding sequence AATTGCAGAAGCACCAGCATCTACTGTAGAAGAGACATTTCATACAACTCTTTATTTGTATAAATATGGGAATATCACATACTATAAGCCTTATTCTACACCAATATTTCCATCATTCTTTAATGGTGTTTCAATCCTTGGTTTAACTAATTATACTACGTATCAATATCAGCTTAATACTGAAGTTTTAGGAAAAGTTGTAAACGGGAAATTAATACCTCAAATTCCTCAAGTAACTACATTTCAATTTTCCGCTGATATGTATTCTCCAGAAGATATTGTAGGAGCATATAACATCACACAAGGAGGTAAAAACGTGACCGTAGCTATCATAGACGCTTATGGAGATCCTTTAATTTATCAAGATTTACAAGCATTTGACAAACAATTTAATTTACCTCAAGCTAATTTAACAATAATACCAATAGGGCCTTATCATTCTATATTTGGATTAGCAACAGGATGGGATGTAGAGACAGCACTAGATGTTGAGACTGTTCACTCTATTGCTCCTTACGCTCATATAGACTTAGTAGTTACTGCTTCAACTGGTTTAATCCCTGCTGCTATCGATTATATTGTAAGTGAAGATTTAGCGCAAGTAGTATCAATGAGCTTCGGAATAACAGAAAACTTAATTGGAGATACAGGATTTTATTTTGTCTTTGATGGAATCCCTCAACCTAATTTACCCTATTGGGATTATTACTTTGAATTAGGCACAGTTGAAGGAATATCATTCTTTGCTGCTGCTGGTGATGAAGGTGCATACGGAGGAACTTTAATATCCTATGGTGGTGTTTCGTTCCCAGCTTCTTCTCCATTTGTAACAGCTGTTGGAGGTACATCACTCTTTGTCAATGTAACTAGCGGTTATCTTTCTTCACAAAACTCAACAGCAACTTATGGCTATGAAACTGGTTGGAATATTTTTGATCTAGATTTTCCATTTATTAGTGGTGGAGGAGGCTACAGTACATATTTTCCTAAGCCTTGGTATCAGTATATAATAAATGGCACTACAAAAGCCACTCCAGATGTTGCAGCTGACGCTAATCCTTATACTGGTTTAGTTATTTATGTACTCGGACAAGAGGAAGTTGTTGGTGGTACTAGTTTAGCTACACCAATATGGGCTGGAATGGCTGCTGATATTATTTCAGTAATTCATAAACCATTGGGATTGTTCAATAATATATTATATTGGATATACTCTAATTCTACGCTTTATAATGAAGCTTTTCATCAAATTACATTTGGATTTAACGGAGTCTATTCTGCTCATTCTGGATATAATTTAGTTACTGGTTTAGGTTCACCAGATTGGTATGGGTTATTAAAAGCAGTTGAAGAATATTTTGCCAAACCAAGGTTATCAATTTCTGTAACTGTTACAGAACCGGGTGTCCCATATCCTTGGTTTATGTATAATTCAACATTTAACATAATTGCAAAAATAAGTTATCCAAACACTACTATGGTAACTAACGGTAGCTTTTTAGCCTATATCTTTACTACCAAAGGATTATTGAAAACTGTTCCTCTCACATTTAATGGAACTTATTGGGTAGGCAGTTATACTATTACACCCGGCAATCCTCCAAACATATGGTTAGTTGTAGTTAATGGGACTTCAGCCGGTTTCTCCGGTGTTGGGGCTTATGAAATAACTGTTGGACTTTCAATTGATATAATAGAGCCAATTCCATATCCGTTTGAAATAAGTATACCACCCAATGAAGTGTTCCAAGTAGAGGCATGTATATACTATCCTAACTTGACACCAGTAGAATATCCGTCATTTACAGCTTACTTTATTCATAATGGAAAAGATATCTTCAATGTGACTCTATTACCCACGTCAGCTCCAGGTTTATATGAAGGAATATATGCATTGGTCACACCAGAGCCAGAAGGACTATACGTTATGGTAATTAATGATTCATATAGTTCGGCATACACTTATGAGACTTTTGGAGGGATAAATATTGAAACAGTAGTATTTACTCCTATAGATGATGGTTTCTCTTCAGTCTCTCCTGGACAAAATATTACAATATTTTCATTTACTTTTGATCAAAGTGGATTAGCAATATTTTCCTCAAACGTTACTGCTTTTATTTATAATCCACAAGGAAAATTGATAGCCTCATTACCAATGAAATTAGCCCCAGATACAGTGCAATTTGGTGATATTATAGCCTTTGGAACCCATGAGGTAAACTACACTATTCCATTAAACGCTACACCAGGAATTTACACTATCATTACTGAAGCCTGGTATAATAGTTCAATTGGTGTGGAAGAATTCAATTATACTGACTACATATATGTATCTCCTTATATACTTCATGCTCAAGTTAAATACCAGACTACTTTGTATGAAGGTGAAAATATTATCATTTATGCTAATATTACTTATCCAAATGGAACTGAAGTGAAATATGGTGAATTTCAAGCCACACTAGTGCCTTCAGAATTACAGTTCGAACAGTTGGCTTTAGAATTTTACACAGAAATTCCATTACAATATAATTCAACGCTTAATGAATGGGTAGGGATAATAAAAGTGCCTTCAATAAACTCTACTAACATTTATCAAGGTTCCCCAGTTTATACACTTGCAGGTCCTTGGAATTTAGAGATTAGTGGAATTTCTCCAGAAGGAGCAATAATAGAGTCAATTAATAACTACTTAACTGTTTTACCATACACAGATATAGGAACTAAAATATTATCTCCAATTAATGCTACTAGTATACCTTTAACTTATTATAACGGTAATGCTTTAGAATTATCACAAGTATATTCACCATCTTTAACGTTAGAGAACGGTAACTTCATATTAGATAACGTAATAATTGGTAGTTTAACTGTAAAAGATGCTACTGTAACTGTAATTGACTCTAAAGTAAATACAATTAATGCTATCTCATCTAATGTAGATTTAGTATCTACTAAAATTACTGATAGTAAAATTGGCATTAATGCTATCTCATCTAATGTAACACTATCTTCAGTTGTTGCAGATAACGTAGAATACTTGATAAACCAGAGTGCTAACACTAACATAATTCTTCACGGAGTAACGTTAAATAATGTTACTAGTCTCAGTACTATTCCAGAACCTAAAATAACCTATCCAACAAACATAACAAGCTTAACGTCAAATATAACAATAACTGTTACTGGTAAATATCTTAAAGTGTTAGGAGTAAAAGTGAACGGGCAATCAGTACCTTATACCACCTCGACAACGAGTAGTGGAATAGCCGTAATTATTCCATTTAACTCTCTTTCTTCTCCACCAGGGAATAATATAATAACGATTAAATTATCAGATGGTATTGAATACAATTATACCGCTATTATATACAACGACTATCCTTTCATTCAAATTCACTCTACACTTAATGATCTGAGTAGCTCAGTAACTACTTTAAGTTCCTCGCTTTCAAGAACTACTGGTTTAGCTATAGGTGGTTTAGTTATAGCCATAATTGCAGTTATTTTATTCCTTATACTCTTTAGGAGGGGTGGTAAGAAATGA
- a CDS encoding peptide-N4-asparagine amidase gives MKVNKILSLLLVLFLISPILVNSLPTNIHIELQRPFLPLNITLPAYLDPHYYSFEAFQIKPPTNVTPIIIPVAVNATFNNTGLMPIVKRVYIPPGNYSLILMNVSISENNGPQYDRAAYIFVNGIPIFWGSTQELANSTAQVDVTLFENLLQGNVTFQLVIENFYDAKIGITGLYHMNVTLILYPGQKPQGLPNMFIPLYLSKYNYSYQILNPLMPSITQEVKIPNGTYKMMLLLYEEGGGLDEFWYANEPATRSILVYYDNLLAGVVNPYETIYTGGIDLLWWKPLTSINTLSFHSPIMIDLTPMLAYGLTANITTCVTNLITAYEITGSTAFDWDISAVLMLWVNQSNPLVSAKPLTSISRFIDSTPLFTFGYSAEYYQEDGNYLLNYSSELVFKHGTEFAWTLQEGKFVAYQTFNQIFEKAYLDENFYEIAVDKGIYNSTMVIKGNYPILLDFSAFAVPITNPHVIPYNLSYFQNGTLSLGLKYYYEYIFGNYNFTVKTIENLTTIGGFGGIIEVINSYGGAILVKLTANYANTQKNLTSWFLIDNTGYKELFSAEGLQNSTTNLTGYYKYVHINFVPIS, from the coding sequence ATGAAGGTAAATAAAATCCTTTCTCTTCTATTAGTTTTATTTTTAATATCCCCAATTTTAGTAAATAGCTTACCTACAAATATACATATAGAATTACAACGTCCATTTTTACCTCTTAATATTACTTTACCAGCTTATCTAGACCCACATTATTATTCATTTGAAGCATTTCAAATAAAGCCACCGACTAACGTGACACCAATTATAATTCCAGTCGCTGTTAATGCAACTTTTAATAATACTGGTTTGATGCCAATAGTTAAGAGAGTGTATATTCCTCCAGGAAATTATAGCTTAATCTTGATGAATGTCTCTATATCTGAAAATAATGGTCCGCAATATGATAGAGCTGCATACATATTCGTTAATGGTATTCCAATATTCTGGGGATCAACTCAAGAGCTAGCAAATTCAACAGCTCAAGTTGATGTGACTTTATTTGAAAACTTACTACAAGGCAATGTTACTTTCCAATTAGTTATAGAGAATTTCTATGATGCTAAAATTGGAATAACTGGGTTATACCATATGAATGTAACTCTCATACTATATCCTGGGCAAAAACCACAAGGTTTGCCAAATATGTTTATACCACTTTATTTATCAAAGTACAATTATTCATATCAAATATTAAACCCATTAATGCCTAGTATAACTCAAGAAGTCAAAATACCAAACGGAACGTACAAAATGATGCTCTTATTATATGAAGAAGGAGGAGGATTAGATGAGTTTTGGTATGCTAATGAACCAGCAACTAGAAGTATCTTAGTTTATTATGATAACTTATTAGCGGGTGTTGTTAATCCTTATGAGACTATTTATACTGGTGGGATCGATTTACTATGGTGGAAACCATTAACATCTATAAACACCCTTTCTTTCCATTCCCCAATTATGATTGATTTAACTCCAATGTTAGCTTATGGTTTAACTGCAAATATAACAACTTGTGTAACAAATTTAATTACTGCTTATGAAATAACAGGATCTACTGCTTTTGACTGGGATATATCAGCTGTCTTAATGTTATGGGTTAATCAATCTAATCCCTTAGTTTCTGCAAAACCACTAACCTCAATATCACGCTTTATTGATTCTACTCCATTATTTACTTTTGGTTACAGTGCTGAATATTACCAAGAAGATGGAAACTACTTGCTTAACTACTCCTCAGAATTAGTGTTTAAACATGGTACAGAATTTGCGTGGACATTGCAAGAAGGGAAATTTGTAGCTTATCAAACATTTAATCAAATATTTGAGAAAGCTTATTTAGATGAGAACTTCTACGAAATAGCTGTAGATAAGGGTATTTATAACTCTACGATGGTGATTAAAGGTAATTATCCAATATTATTAGATTTTAGTGCTTTTGCTGTTCCAATAACAAATCCGCATGTAATACCATATAACTTATCTTACTTCCAAAACGGAACATTATCTCTAGGGCTAAAGTATTATTACGAGTACATATTTGGAAACTATAACTTTACAGTAAAGACTATTGAGAATTTAACTACAATAGGTGGTTTTGGTGGAATAATTGAAGTCATAAATAGTTATGGTGGAGCAATACTAGTTAAATTAACAGCAAATTATGCCAATACGCAAAAGAATTTAACTTCTTGGTTCCTTATTGACAACACAGGATATAAGGAACTATTCTCTGCTGAAGGATTACAAAATAGTACAACTAATCTAACTGGGTATTATAAATATGTGCACATTAATTTTGTTCCAATAAGTTAA